The region GACTCGCATCGCGACGGACACTATCCCAAGACCCAGTTTCTGCCGTATACCTAGAGCGCATCTGGCCTGCACCATTATGGTGGGGGTTTGAGCCATTGCCTCGCCAGTGACGAGGGACCACTTTCATTAACTTGCTCCAAATATTACTTGGTAACTTGTGAAGAGCTTTGTAGGTGACTCTCACACGCGACACACTCTCGCTGCACCCTGCGGCAACTTGACCCGTCAGTCAACTACagcaagcagaagagggcTCCTTCCCTAACGTTATCATATCAGGGTAACTCACGAGCCATGGCCTGTGCTAGTCAACCTTTCCTTCACAAATTCCAATCTTCCGCCAACTCTGAGCCCTCGCAATCTGAAGCGGcgggaggaggggaaaaggTTGGGTGAAGTGATGGAGTTATCGTATCAAGTGCTCGGAACACGACAGCGGTGGTGAATACCTAAAGACTCAATTATGATCATCGTCCTCTCGATAAAGGATCCAGTGTAATAAATATAGCTCAGATAGATCGCACCAGCCACCTGTATTCTGTCGAAGAAATGTGCTGATCCAGATAGTCCACTTACGTTTGTGTTGGACAGCGAAGGAATTCAGATGAGAGGCGATGATGCTCGCTGAGGCGGTCACGAAACGGGCTCAGACGTTAGGTCGTTGGCAATTAATAGCTCTCCTTAGTGTGGCAATGCAAGGCTGAGATCCCAGGGGTCTGGAAAAGCTTTGTTGTAAGATATTCGTCTGCAGGGTGGCCCGGTGTAGGGTCATTCAAAAGTAGGGATGATAAAGGGCTAATGTTTAAGAAGGAAAGGTTGAGGAATGATGAGTCCGAGCAGTGACGGAAGTTTCTATGAACAGAGGGCCCTGTATTAATCGAGCGCCGAGTTGCCAATGAGCGTTATGAGGGAGGGGGCCCACTAGCAAGTACTGCGGCCAACTTCAGCACGCTCATCCAAATATTATTTCCTTCACCTCGGACGAGACCTGCACTCCTTTAAGACTCGCCTAAAATGTTATTTTCCGGTCTCAAATATCAGTGTAGCCCAAGGGCTCAGAAATCTGTGCACAGCCTCCCAGTGAGTGCTAAAGGTTCAACTGGCAGAAGTGATTCGAGAAGCACCACTTAAAGCATGTGTTCTCGAGAATAATTACCGTTAATGTTATGACAACGAGTCAACTGGCGTCCTCCCTGCTCCATCAATGTCAGGGCTGTGCAAACCACTCTGCATCGTCCTTTACCAATCTTGAGGGGTACTTGGCCGATCAGTCATCAGGGCGCTGGGACCGGGCACAAGAACTCCGAGTCGCCAACCCACAGATATTGCGCCTCTTCTTGTAGCATTCATGCTTGCTTTTGTATGCTGGGCTTTCTGGGGGTATTGGTTGCGTGCTCTTGCGTTGTGAGGAGTTCAAACGGCCTGGCTGCCTCAGGCTACTTAATGTGGTCATGTGGAAAGGGACGGATGTTGTGGAAAGGGATGGACgattgtcattattggatggccaacGTGGCCGCCTATCTATacctagcttactaaatgatgactaagcgagctcgacccctaggggcaggcggttAAGGggacagtatgccccgacatctgtcggggcatactgtaATCCANNNNNNNNNNNNNNNNNNNNNNNNNNNNNNNNNNNNNNNNNNNNNNNNNNNNNNNNNNNNNNNNNNNNNNNNNNNNNNNNNNNNNNNNNNNNNNNNNNNNggggaaaacagcaccctttactgctctaataactaATCTCTtacacttggctcattgctcatcccctcctccccatggaggtggatatctcccccccaggcggagcccgcCCGGAGACTCCGcgcctgggtgaaaactctgaccccccctcaggacctaccaccctgactcccctaccccggaactccctgaagagaagggccttattctcgctgcagaagactcccaattCAGCTCCTGCCCCTATACCTTATATGCTGCAAGCCCTATTAATCTGTGatcaggtcagcatggtagcagatAACCAgctaatcctcctcaatgattggaaactagcaatgacctctctggctaaagctctagacctaactgtctcctccctacaAGGCTgtccaagagacctggcacAGggacttgcagccagatttgtcacccttgcaaagcaaGACTCCCCGCAGCAGAATTCTCATAAGCCTGTggttgcacccccacagccacccaggcagatagaacagccaaaccaacctcctactcctgaagcttccaaaGGGCCTCTGAACAGGCAAACCCTGCAGCCTACtacctgggcatccctaaCAGCTTCAAGAGCTGGCCAGGAGAACTAATAAACTATTACCCCTAAGCAGtatatgcaagccaagcaaagGGCACAACAAAAGCTGAGGCAGTTAAATAAGACTAACTACTgtatcttcctccgcctcccggcctcctccagcctctagGCTAAtggaccacatggcatccgggtcacccttgctgggaaggttccggACGGGATCATACAGGTGCAAGTAATATTAACTAGGTATGCAATCACTATAATagaacagggcaaggctttcttactatcagagaaggctgcaagcctagctggggatagGTACTTTGAAATTCCTATAGAGTACTATCAGGTTATTATCTCCTGGATCCCAAAgcaactctggtccctggatagCTGGATAGATATAGtaattacagatatcagcataGAAGCAGAGTATATTACAGGTATTAAGCTactcatggccaagctcttACAATACTGTAAGACGTGGTCTAACgtcggggttctctagctacaacgaagcgatgactatcaacGATAATTATCCAATGAAGGGAGCTTGattggtactgaagaatattgaaaggattgcttggagatctctatGTacatggcatcaggaggcccttcatataacctccagtgtggttagttcggcatctccaagcaataccattacagtgacgcattggtgattgcgtatACCACCACATCCCACCgcaacaatatatgggttgatcccagtacggcttGTTGTAATTATGCAAAGAGtctgattgattgattgaagTATGATTCATTCttgtgttgttttgaagctatcgctaatgatatcatttattattctgcccgacgcccaaccgctttcctcttctggatcaggcagGAGCCAGTCGATGCCGTGCCTGGGATGGGCcagcagatatgacggaTACGGCAACAAAGTGCCCCCGAAAGAAAAAAGCCGACCCCGGCGTCAGAAAGGATGATTTTTATTGTAATCATGAACAAGCTCCTCCGCTCCCTCTAGCTGCTCTTTCGTGAGCCACCAATCATCCTCGCTGCCGTAGCCCTTCCATCGTACAAGGTATTTGATAACTGGTTTCCGTTTACGTCCGACCAAATGGGGCTTTCGGTCGACAATGCGTTCGACCTCATAtcgatcatcgtcatccgGAAAGTTCTCATCGATCGTTGGGCCAGGCTTATCGGGCCATCGTCCGTAAGGATCCTCCATGAAAGGTTCGAGCTGTGAGATTGACACGACGGGGTGTATTTGAAGCTTCGAAGGAAAGTCCAGCTTATAGGCAACCTTACCAACGCGTTGTAGTACTTTAAAAGGTCCGGCAAACTGCTGTCCTAGCTTCCGGCTAAGGCGCTTGTTGGCGGGTATGTTATATCCTTTATGAAGCCGTAACAGGACCTTTTCGCCCTGTTCAAAATGCATAGGTTGATAATGCTTATCATATTGCTCTTTCATGCAAATGGCGGCATAGGCTAGAGCTTCCTGAGCATCCTGGCGGAGAGCAAAGGTTCAATCCGACATCCGGCGGAGCAAGTTCCAGGGTTGTCGGAGAGGTTGGCCGTACATTAATTCATGCGGTGATAACCCGGTTGAAGTCTTTTTTGAGCTGTTTAATGCTGCTTGGATAGGCAGCAGTAGACGCTCCCAACAGCCCTGCAACTTCGGTTCCAGTACGAGCTGATGGCGCATCAGTCTCGACCACCTGAATTGATCGCTCTGTCTGACCATCTGTTTGGGGATGCCATGCAGTGGAATAGAGCCATAAGACCCCTAGAGCTTGAAACATCCCTCTCCATAACCCAGCAACAAACCGGGGATCCTGATCAGAGATGATTCGGATTGGTAAGCCCCAATCGGCGGTCTGCATAAATAATATCAGTTCCTCTCCCCATTGTGCAGCATCCCATCTCGACGAGCCCGGTACTAAGCCTATTTGTTTGGAGAATTTGTCGACAACTACTAAGATCTGGTCATTTCCCTTGTTGGTAGTTGGCAAGCTCACCATAAAGTCCATGGTAAGTATCTGGTAGAGACTATCCGGCGTACGGATTGGGTTGAGGCATCCATAAGGCTTGTGATGGGGGATTGATGATAATCGGCATGGGCACGTCTGTATATATTTTCGGAGTTGTCGTACACCTTTATAAAGTGCTAAGCCCTGCATTTTGGCGATCGCCGTGTCGAGCCTGCAATGCCCCTGGTTGTCATGAATCATCTGGAAGACTTCTTGGTTCAAGCCTCTTGGTATAACAAGCCATGACTCGCCGGAGTCCTTTAGGAGAAACAGAAGGCCGTTGTCAAGCTTGTAAGGCATATCATGAGGCCTTTGGGATCCTTGTTGAAGTTTGGTATCACGAAGAACCCGGCATATGGCTGAACAACGCGTGTCGTTTCGATATTCCTGCTTAATACGTTTCATAAAGTCAGGGTTAAGATGCACCTCAGAGATTCCAAGCCAACAATGGGATATAGGGGCAAATAAACAATGCTCCAAGAGCTCATCAAGATCCATGTCTCCTTCTTTCGGCTTGCCATTTTCATGTGGTAGGCGAGAAAGGCCGTCCGCAACGAGATTCGTGTTtcctggacgatgatggatCCGAAGGTTGAACTGTTGTAGGTATTGCGAAGCTCGGATTAGGCAAAGGTTAAGATGTTCTGTGGCTACGGAATCTAATGATGTCTGTCAAGATATATTTGCCGTTGCGGAATGGTCGCTGTATATAATAACAGGCATATTCTTTGGAGCCGCTTCTATCATGTGGCGTATTTTCCGTACAACCCAAACCAAGCATGATGTTTCCATTTCGGTAGGCCAATATCGTGACTCTGCTGATGTGAGGCCTCGGCTAAGGAAACATACCGGCTGTATGACGGTTTGTACTGGCGGTTTGGTCAGGTCTGCATGAGCATAGTCTGGTTTGATGTGGTAGACCATGGCCCCATGTCCATCTGCCGAAGCATCGAGGTCCACATAGAGCTGTTGATTTGGGTCATGATGTGTCAGGAATCGGGGACAGGCGAACTCTGCTTGCAGTTTCTGATAGGCTGCTAATTCCTGGTATGTTGGCTTAGAGAGCTTTGCCTTGACAGACCAAT is a window of Aspergillus nidulans FGSC A4 chromosome VI DNA encoding:
- a CDS encoding uncharacterized protein (transcript_id=CADANIAT00010510) — its product is MKGRVVVDIRHLNSISEPDLYPVPSQEEILNMLRGKRYITVVDAKQCFHQWPVQPEHRRRLAVISHRGQEVFNVAIMGYVNSVAFVQRQMDLTLHEFADFCRCYIDDIVIASATFDEHLSHLHQVFARLQSLNLSLDPKKSFIGYPSVQLLGQHVDAFGLTTDKEKIAAIQRLRFPETLRQLESYLGAPKGGKDCKDWSVKAKLSKPTYQELAAYQKLQAEFACPRFLTHHDPNQQLYVDLDASADGHGAMVYHIKPDYAHADLTKPPVQTVIQPFNLRIHHRPGNTNLVADGLSRLPHENGKPKEGDMDLDELLEHCLFAPISHCWLGISEVHLNPDFMKRIKQEYRNDTRCSAICRVLRDTKLQQGSQRPHDMPYKLDNGLLFLLKDSGESWLVIPRGLNQEVFQMIHDNQGHCRLDTAIAKMQGLALYKGVRQLRKYIQTCPCRLSSIPHHKPYGCLNPIRTPDSLYQILTMDFMVSLPTTNKGNDQILVVVDKFSKQIGLVPGSSRWDAAQWGEELILFMQTADWGLPIRIISDQDPRFVAGLWRGMFQALGVLWLYSTAWHPQTDGQTERSIQVVETDAPSARTGTEVAGLLGASTAAYPSSIKQLKKDFNRGEKVLLRLHKGYNIPANKRLSRKLGQQFAGPFKVLQRVGKVAYKLDFPSKLQIHPVVSISQLEPFMEDPYGRWPDKPGPTIDENFPDDDDRYEVERIVDRKPHLVGRKRKPVIKYLVRWKGYGSEDDWWLTKEQLEGAEELVHDYNKNHPF